The following are from one region of the Halarcobacter sp. genome:
- a CDS encoding ubiquinol-cytochrome c reductase iron-sulfur subunit N-terminal domain-containing protein: MSNETNRRDFLGYTFAAVAAVGGAASLVGMKQAWDPLPSVLAGGFTTVELSGIKAGEPIIVTWRGKPIFILKKTPEMEDNKRDLVVNGERFTVAIGLCTHLGCIPAWKKTKWKCACHGGEFNPSAEQVFGPPPRPLDLPPFSLKGTEIVLGEEGPEYKKIATAMMA, encoded by the coding sequence ATGTCTAACGAAACTAATAGACGAGATTTTCTAGGTTATACATTTGCAGCTGTTGCAGCTGTCGGTGGTGCAGCTTCGCTTGTAGGTATGAAACAAGCATGGGATCCACTTCCAAGTGTATTAGCTGGAGGTTTTACGACTGTTGAACTTAGTGGAATAAAAGCTGGTGAGCCGATTATTGTTACATGGAGAGGTAAGCCAATATTTATTCTTAAAAAAACTCCTGAGATGGAAGATAACAAAAGAGACCTAGTTGTTAATGGTGAAAGATTTACTGTTGCAATTGGATTATGTACTCACTTAGGTTGTATTCCTGCATGGAAAAAAACAAAATGGAAATGTGCATGTCACGGTGGGGAATTTAACCCAAGTGCAGAGCAAGTATTTGGTCCACCTCCTAGACCACTTGATTTACCACCTTTTAGTCTAAAAGGTACAGAGATTGTTCTTGGTGAAGAGGGTCCT